GCTCTCGGCCTGACTCGTGAGGCGGGCGTGGTCGCGCCCGGCATGCAGGTGAGGGTAGCCTTACCTCTCGTGACGGATCCGCAGCGCCTCTCCGCGACCGACCTCCGCCTCGCCTACGGCAGGCAGGACGTCGTGCACGACGCGTCCATCACGCTCGAGCCCGGCCGCGTGACGGTGCTCGTCGGCCCGAACGGCAGCGGCAAGTCCACGCTGCTGCGCGGCCTCACGAGCCTGCACCGCCCCTCCGACGGCGCGATCGTCTACGGCGACGGCATCATGGCCGCCGACCTCAGCGAGCGGCAGCTCGCGCAGCGCGTCGCGATGCTGTCGCAGTCGCGCCCGACCCCGTCGGGCGTGACGGTGCGCGAGGTCGTCGAGTACGGCCGCTTCCCGCATCGCGGCCGCCTGCGCCGCCGCGACCCCGAGGGCCCCGGCGTCGTCGACCGTGCGCTCGCCGCGACGGGCGTCGTCGAGCTCGCCGACCGCCCGGTCGCCGAGCTCTCGGGCGGCCAGCGCCAGCGCGTGTGGCTCGCCTCGTGCCTCGCGCAGCAGACGGGCATCGTGCTGCTCGACGAGCCCACGACGTACCTCGACCTGCGCTTCCAGGTCGAGATCCTCGACATCGTGCGCGACCTCGCCGACGACGGCGTCGCCGTGGGCGTCGTGCTGCACGACCTCGACCAGGCCGCCGACGTCGCCGACGACGCCGTGCTGCTCGTCGACGGCCGCATCGTCGCCGCGGGCGCGCCCGCAGACGTGCTCACGGCCGAGCGGCTCAGCGCCGCCTACGGCGTCGCGATCGACGTCGTCACCGACGAGGACGGGCATCTGCACGTCCGCCCTGCGCGCCGCTCGCGGCGCACCCCTGCCGCCGCCTGATCGGGCGACGACACCGACTGGGTGCGCTGTCGCGCGCCCGCAGAGAGGATCCGACATGCGTCGAACCCTGGCCGTCACGGCGATCGCCGCCGCAGCCGCCATCGCGCTCGCAGGCTGCGGCACGACCGAGGCCCCCGAGGAGGAGGGCGCGGCATCGGGAGAGTCCATCACCGTGACCGACGCTCGCGGCGTCGAGGTCACGATCGAGGGCCCTGTCGAGTCCGTCGTCGCCCTCGAGTGGGTCGCCGTCGAGCACGTGCAGACCGTGGGTCTCGAGCTCGCGGGCGTCGCCGACGTCTCGGGCTACGAGGACTGGTCGGGCACGGGCGCGCCGCTCGAGGGCGACCCGGTCGACGTCGGCACGCGCGGCGAGTCGAGCGTCGACGCCGTCGCCGAGATCGCCCCCGACCTCATCATCGGCGTCGCAGGCGGCACCGACGAGCAGGTCGAGCAGATGGAGGCCATCGCGCCCGTCGTGATCCTGCAGGCGGCCGACGCGTCGGCGCCGCTCGACACGATGCTCGCCGACCTGCGCCTCGTGGGCGAGGCGACGGGTCGCGAGGATGCGGCCGAGACGGCGATCGCCGAGTTCGAGACGCACCTCGACGAGCTGACGTCGACGGTCGAGGAGGCGGGTCTCGCCGGCACGCCCATCGGCCACCTCGACGGCTACGAGAACGGCGGCCAGGTCGAGATCCGCACCTACGAGCGCGGCTCGCTGCTCGCTGCCGCCGCGGAGCGCATCGGCTTCACGACCGCCTTCACGGGCGAGGGCGACGAGCAGTACGGCCTCGGCATCACCGACGTCGAGGGCCTCACCGACCTGCCCGACGATGCACGCCTCGTCTACATGACCGTCGGCGACGACGACGTCTTCGCGGGTGCGCTGCAGTCGAACGCCATCTACACGGGCCTCGCAGCCGTGCAGCAGGGGCACGTCACGCGCCTGTCCGACGGCATCTGGCTGTTCGGCGGCGTGCACTCGGTGTCGTCGTACCTCGACGAGCTCGTCGCGGCAGTCCAGGCATGACCCTCGCGACCGCGAGCACGCCGACGCCGGCCGCGACGCCCGCGCGTCGCACCGGCGCGGGCGTCGTCGTGCTCGCGGTCGCGCTCGTCGTGCTCATCGCGCCGCTGTCGATCTGGCATCTGTCGCAGGGCACGACCTCCCTCGGCCTCGCCGACGTCGTCGCGTGGGCGCTCGGCGACGCGCGCCACGACGCGATCCTGCAGGACGGCCGTGTACCGCGCCTCGCCGCCGCGCTCGTCGTGGGCGTCGCCCTCGGCGTCGCCGGATACGCGATGCAGTCGCTCGTGCGCAACCCGCTCGCGTCGCCCGACACCCTCGCTGTCAACGCGGGCGCCGCAGCGGCGCTCGGGCTCACGGCGGCGTTCGGCATCACGCTGCCCTTCCTCGGCGGCGCTGCGCTCGCGTTCGTCGGCGGCATCGCCGCAGCCGCCATCGTCGTGGCGATCGGCCGCGGCAAGGGCCAGAGCACGCGGATGATCCTCGTCGGCACCGCCCTCGCGCTCGCGCTGCAGAGCGTCGTGACCGTGACGATCCTGCTCGCCGAGCAGCAGACGCGCGGCCTCTTCGCCTGGGGCGTCGGGCAGCTGTCGCAGAACGGCATCGGCACCGTCGTGCAGGCGCTGCCGATCGTCGTCGGCGGCATCGCCGTGCTGCTCGTGCTCGCCAGGCGCCTCGACCTCCTCGCGCTCGGCGAGGACACCGCCTCGCTGCTCGGCGTCGGCGTGCGCTCCCTGCGCCTCACGACCCTCGTCGCCTCGGTGCTGCTGGCAGCGAGCGCCGTCGCGATCGCCGGCCCCATCGGCTTCGTCGGCCTCGCAGCCCCGGCGGCGATCCGCCTCGCGGGCTCGCGCATCGCCGGCCTCCACCGCCACATCCTCGCGCTGCCCATCGCGGGGCTCGCGGGCGCGGCGCTCGTGCTCGTCGCCGACGTGCTGCTGCGCGCCGTGCTGCAGGGCCGGGCGTCGCTCGACGTGCCGACGGGCGTCGTCACGAGCATCGTCGGCGCCGTCTTCCTCGTCGTGCTCGCTCGCACGCTGCCGGGCGCGAACCAGGCGGAGCCGATGTCGGCGCTCGGCGAGCGCTCGACGTTCCGCCGGGCGTGGATCCCGATCGCCGTCGCGGCCGTCGCGCTGCTCGCCGTCGTGATCACGGGGCTGCTCGTCGGCGGCCGACCGATGCTGCTCGGCGACGTCATGAACTGGCTGCAGGGGCAGGCGGGCAGGCAGGTCTCGATCGCGCTCGACGCCGGCGCGCCGCGCGTCGTCGCGGGCGTGCTCGCCGGCGCTGCCCTCGCCCTCGC
The sequence above is a segment of the Agrococcus jejuensis genome. Coding sequences within it:
- a CDS encoding ABC transporter ATP-binding protein, encoding MTDPQRLSATDLRLAYGRQDVVHDASITLEPGRVTVLVGPNGSGKSTLLRGLTSLHRPSDGAIVYGDGIMAADLSERQLAQRVAMLSQSRPTPSGVTVREVVEYGRFPHRGRLRRRDPEGPGVVDRALAATGVVELADRPVAELSGGQRQRVWLASCLAQQTGIVLLDEPTTYLDLRFQVEILDIVRDLADDGVAVGVVLHDLDQAADVADDAVLLVDGRIVAAGAPADVLTAERLSAAYGVAIDVVTDEDGHLHVRPARRSRRTPAAA
- a CDS encoding ABC transporter substrate-binding protein, yielding MRRTLAVTAIAAAAAIALAGCGTTEAPEEEGAASGESITVTDARGVEVTIEGPVESVVALEWVAVEHVQTVGLELAGVADVSGYEDWSGTGAPLEGDPVDVGTRGESSVDAVAEIAPDLIIGVAGGTDEQVEQMEAIAPVVILQAADASAPLDTMLADLRLVGEATGREDAAETAIAEFETHLDELTSTVEEAGLAGTPIGHLDGYENGGQVEIRTYERGSLLAAAAERIGFTTAFTGEGDEQYGLGITDVEGLTDLPDDARLVYMTVGDDDVFAGALQSNAIYTGLAAVQQGHVTRLSDGIWLFGGVHSVSSYLDELVAAVQA
- a CDS encoding iron ABC transporter permease, coding for MTLATASTPTPAATPARRTGAGVVVLAVALVVLIAPLSIWHLSQGTTSLGLADVVAWALGDARHDAILQDGRVPRLAAALVVGVALGVAGYAMQSLVRNPLASPDTLAVNAGAAAALGLTAAFGITLPFLGGAALAFVGGIAAAAIVVAIGRGKGQSTRMILVGTALALALQSVVTVTILLAEQQTRGLFAWGVGQLSQNGIGTVVQALPIVVGGIAVLLVLARRLDLLALGEDTASLLGVGVRSLRLTTLVASVLLAASAVAIAGPIGFVGLAAPAAIRLAGSRIAGLHRHILALPIAGLAGAALVLVADVLLRAVLQGRASLDVPTGVVTSIVGAVFLVVLARTLPGANQAEPMSALGERSTFRRAWIPIAVAAVALLAVVITGLLVGGRPMLLGDVMNWLQGQAGRQVSIALDAGAPRVVAGVLAGAALALAGSLVQTVARNPLADPYLLGVANGAGFGAITVITLSSAASGWLIAGGALAGGIVAAGIVLAVVGWRMLGALRLVLTGIGVSAAFGALTSMLITTTDPWNAAKAITWLGGSTYGRGFEDSLPVLGALVVCGVVAWGMRHDLDLVQLDQDTPRLLGVRLSHVQLLALVLAVLLTGTAVAAVGVVAFVGLIAPHAARALVGSAHHRFVPLAILLGATLVGVADLLGRRLIYPEQLPAGIMTSLVGVPYFILLVLQSRRRAQ